A window from Hemicordylus capensis ecotype Gifberg chromosome 2, rHemCap1.1.pri, whole genome shotgun sequence encodes these proteins:
- the LOC128344030 gene encoding uncharacterized protein LOC128344030 — translation MDDIIVYGITKDERDERMAQVLEMIRAAGLKLNESKCLLGQTELTYLGPHIDEHGEEYVTLGADSHWSGILLGLGLEQAHGLHADTRPVRLSKLRTNRGGLGFTRTPPTGCFKRPPALPDSSSEDEQDKELGAIRALIARLEALEEERAAPRGDDGGVGPSGVPVQIQRVSRAAMRAKLMQGFADRLAALEANALPSPSPRGHHPRLEAAQRNLTGEGLDQIPMATIFLPS, via the exons ATGGATGACATTATTGTTTATGGCATTACCAAGGACGAGCGTGATGAGAGAATGGCTCAAGTTTTGGAGATGATAAGAGCTGCTGGATTAAAGTTGAATGAAAGCAAGTGCCTTCTGGGCCAGACAGAACTCACCTATTTGGGACCCCACATAGATGAACATGGG GAGGAGTACGTGACACTGGGAGCTGACTCCCATTGGTCAGGCATTctcctggggctggggctggagcAGGCCCACGGCCTGCATGCAGACACCCGCCCAGTCCGTCTCTCGAAGCTGCGGACGAAT cgcGGAGGCTTGGGTTTCACACGTACTCCCCCCACCGGGTGTTTTAAGAGGCCCCCAGCTTTGCCAGACTCCTCTTCAGAGGATGAGCAAGATAAGGAGCTGGGGGCCATCAGGGCGCTTATCGCTCGCCTGGAAGCGTTGGAGGAGGAACGGGCAGCGCCAAGAGGGGACGATGGGGGAGTTGGCCCATCTGGGGTGCCCGTGCAAATACAGAGGGTATCCAGGGCTGCGATGCGAGCTAAATTAATGCAGGGCTTTGCTGATCGCCTAGCAGCGCTCGAGGCTAATGCATTGCCATCACCCAGTCCGAGAGGACATCACCCACGCCTGGAGGCAGCACAGAGGAACCTGACGGGCGAGGGTCTGGATCAG ATCCCCATGGCTACCATTTTTCTACCATCTTGA